The following proteins are encoded in a genomic region of Leptospira yasudae:
- a CDS encoding YqaA family protein, giving the protein MELALWESLSKLIPLYGGPGLAVVSFAAATIFPFSSEAALALAIVSGLPPLEAVIWASFGNCGACLFNYGLGYGSETFVHKRLDSSPLFHTLFERMQSMGWPILFLSFLPVIGDPITILSGFFKQRLLLFVSVVFTLRIVRYILLAYFFLKV; this is encoded by the coding sequence TTGGAACTTGCTCTTTGGGAAAGTCTTTCTAAGCTCATTCCGCTCTATGGCGGTCCGGGTCTCGCAGTTGTTTCCTTCGCCGCCGCGACTATCTTCCCGTTCAGCTCCGAAGCGGCGCTCGCACTCGCGATTGTATCCGGACTTCCCCCGCTCGAAGCGGTGATTTGGGCTTCGTTCGGAAATTGTGGGGCCTGCCTTTTCAATTACGGACTCGGTTACGGATCGGAAACGTTTGTTCACAAAAGGCTCGATTCTTCTCCTCTATTTCATACGCTTTTCGAAAGAATGCAAAGCATGGGATGGCCGATTCTATTCCTATCGTTCTTACCGGTGATCGGCGATCCAATCACGATCCTTTCCGGCTTTTTTAAACAAAGATTGCTTTTGTTCGTGAGTGTAGTGTTCACTCTACGGATCGTTCGTTACATTCTTCTCGCGTACTTCTTCTTAAAAGTGTAA
- the pyrF gene encoding orotidine-5'-phosphate decarboxylase has product MNFQSKFLTRSQSLRSLLCVGLDPDYCKLPETIKRSPEPLVHFCREIIDATAPYAVAYKPNIAFFEVFGSSGIRQFEKVIGHLKSNYPHIPIVADIKRGDLDNTARQYARYYFGDLQVDSLTLSPYMGLDSLRPFLEYQDHLVFWLCLTSNPDANQFQKKRFSETGRTLYEEVAYVASSISPLNLGFVVGATNPTELGNLRRQNPDRVFLIPGFGAQGAKLEDLLPVCGRSSLINSSRGIHFASNGLDFATRAGQEAEKIHKMMQSQLAHLS; this is encoded by the coding sequence ATGAATTTCCAAAGTAAATTCCTGACCCGGAGCCAATCTCTCCGATCGCTTCTTTGTGTCGGACTTGATCCCGACTACTGTAAACTTCCCGAAACGATCAAACGAAGTCCCGAACCTCTCGTGCATTTTTGCAGGGAGATCATCGACGCGACGGCTCCGTATGCGGTCGCATATAAACCGAACATCGCGTTCTTTGAAGTCTTCGGTTCTTCGGGCATCCGTCAGTTCGAGAAAGTGATCGGACATCTCAAAAGCAATTATCCGCATATCCCGATCGTAGCCGACATCAAACGAGGAGATCTGGATAATACCGCGAGACAATACGCGCGTTATTACTTCGGAGATCTGCAGGTGGACAGCCTAACGTTGTCTCCTTATATGGGCCTTGATTCTCTTCGTCCTTTTTTAGAATATCAAGATCATCTCGTATTCTGGTTGTGTTTGACTTCCAATCCCGACGCCAATCAGTTTCAGAAAAAACGATTCTCCGAAACCGGACGCACTTTGTATGAAGAAGTCGCGTATGTAGCGAGTTCGATTTCTCCTTTGAACTTGGGCTTTGTCGTAGGCGCGACCAATCCGACCGAACTCGGAAATCTTCGCAGACAAAACCCGGATCGAGTTTTTTTGATTCCGGGTTTCGGGGCGCAAGGAGCCAAACTCGAAGACTTATTGCCCGTTTGCGGCCGTTCTTCCTTGATCAATTCGTCCAGAGGGATTCACTTCGCGTCGAACGGACTCGACTTCGCGACGCGCGCGGGTCAAGAAGCGGAGAAGATTCACAAGATGATGCAGTCTCAACTCGCTCATCTTTCCTAA
- the speE gene encoding polyamine aminopropyltransferase: MELWLDEALELKNGRALKIKVKEFLHSRTTPFQKIDVFESVGFGRMFTLDGVVMMTEADEFAYHEMIVHVPMMSHPNPEKVLVIGGGDGGTVREVLKHPSVKEVHLCEIDKGVIDVCYEYFPEIANAMKDPRVKHAYEDGAKYVKDYQNYFDCIMVDSSDPVGPAEVLFKRPFYETMANCLKEGGICTTQGESFYYHGPIIRELFNFIPEIFKHCGYYYTVVPTYPSGIIGFTYCSKGPDPYTVVPDPKRVPQGLKYYSAEMHKAAFVLPQFAQKHIVRK; this comes from the coding sequence ATGGAACTTTGGTTAGACGAAGCATTAGAGCTTAAAAACGGACGCGCATTAAAGATTAAGGTAAAGGAGTTTCTGCATTCCAGAACCACTCCTTTCCAAAAGATCGACGTATTTGAATCGGTAGGTTTCGGAAGAATGTTCACTCTCGACGGAGTGGTCATGATGACCGAAGCCGACGAGTTCGCTTATCACGAGATGATCGTTCACGTTCCTATGATGAGCCACCCGAACCCGGAAAAGGTTCTGGTGATCGGAGGAGGAGACGGGGGAACGGTTCGTGAAGTCCTCAAACATCCTTCCGTAAAGGAAGTTCACCTTTGCGAGATCGACAAAGGCGTCATCGACGTATGTTACGAGTATTTTCCCGAAATCGCGAACGCGATGAAGGATCCTCGCGTAAAACACGCTTACGAAGACGGCGCGAAATACGTGAAGGACTATCAGAATTACTTCGATTGCATTATGGTCGATTCATCGGATCCCGTAGGCCCGGCGGAAGTTCTTTTTAAAAGACCTTTCTACGAAACGATGGCCAACTGTTTGAAAGAAGGCGGGATTTGTACGACGCAAGGGGAAAGTTTTTACTATCACGGACCGATCATCCGCGAGTTGTTCAACTTCATTCCTGAAATTTTCAAACACTGCGGTTACTATTACACGGTGGTTCCGACATATCCTTCCGGGATCATCGGATTTACCTATTGCTCCAAAGGTCCGGACCCTTACACGGTGGTTCCCGATCCTAAGAGAGTTCCGCAAGGATTGAAGTATTATTCTGCAGAAATGCACAAGGCTGCATTCGTGCTTCCTCAGTTCGCGCAGAAACATATCGTTCGCAAATAA
- a CDS encoding S-adenosylmethionine decarboxylase translates to MSLKTRETQKVVNRFSYLRNSLEIQTADSGETYLSTREPIPAGEVVAVWGGKAVHKNELAGLSGLSTPHRVHKDFYLVSPLHDDGIDSIHLIRQKEDANCGYQGDITLVALRDIAAGEEISFHPAMNSPELALSSGKNADGFRTRFHKHFPTYIQSQIDADEELKVHPAFVDGAWGLLTSIDLESCDPALIRDADAIKRYVVELCDLIEMKRFGETVVVHFGEDERVAGYSMFQLIETSCISAHFANETNTSYIDIFSCKCYDPKVASEFTRKFFQGGAMRLTVTNRF, encoded by the coding sequence ATGAGTCTGAAAACCAGAGAAACACAAAAAGTAGTAAACCGTTTTTCTTATCTCAGAAATTCTCTTGAGATTCAAACCGCCGATTCAGGAGAAACGTACCTCTCAACACGAGAACCGATTCCCGCCGGCGAAGTCGTGGCCGTTTGGGGAGGAAAGGCAGTTCATAAGAATGAGCTCGCCGGTCTTTCCGGATTGTCCACTCCGCACCGTGTTCACAAGGACTTTTACCTTGTGTCTCCGTTGCATGACGACGGGATCGATTCTATCCATCTCATTCGTCAGAAAGAAGACGCGAACTGCGGTTACCAAGGCGACATCACCTTGGTCGCCCTGAGAGATATCGCTGCGGGAGAAGAAATTTCTTTCCACCCTGCGATGAATTCTCCTGAACTCGCTCTTTCTTCGGGAAAGAATGCGGATGGTTTTAGAACCAGATTTCATAAACACTTCCCGACTTACATTCAGTCTCAGATCGACGCGGATGAAGAATTGAAAGTGCATCCGGCTTTTGTGGACGGCGCTTGGGGACTTTTAACTTCCATCGACTTGGAAAGTTGCGACCCGGCTCTGATCCGTGATGCGGATGCGATCAAACGCTATGTCGTTGAACTTTGCGATCTTATCGAAATGAAACGTTTCGGCGAAACCGTTGTCGTTCACTTCGGCGAAGACGAAAGAGTCGCCGGGTATTCCATGTTTCAGTTGATCGAAACTTCTTGCATTTCCGCGCACTTCGCAAACGAGACGAATACGTCGTACATCGACATCTTCTCTTGCAAGTGTTACGATCCGAAGGTAGCTTCCGAGTTTACCCGTAAATTTTTCCAGGGCGGCGCGATGAGACTCACCGTTACGAACCGCTTCTAA
- the speD gene encoding adenosylmethionine decarboxylase, with amino-acid sequence MNALGKHVIAEFYDCDYETINNHELVEDIMLKSVDLSGATTIKSVFHRFSPYGVSGVVVVSESHFAIHTWPEYGYCAVDVFTCGDLIDNQAALDYLKEKFGSKSISVVEMKRGLLNLGVDLHHKPVGN; translated from the coding sequence TTGAACGCATTGGGAAAACATGTAATCGCCGAGTTTTATGACTGCGATTATGAAACCATTAACAACCACGAATTAGTTGAGGACATTATGTTAAAGTCCGTTGACCTGTCAGGTGCCACGACCATTAAGTCGGTTTTTCATAGGTTCAGTCCGTATGGAGTGAGCGGCGTGGTTGTTGTTAGTGAATCCCATTTTGCTATTCATACCTGGCCCGAATACGGCTACTGTGCCGTAGACGTGTTTACCTGTGGGGATCTCATCGATAACCAGGCAGCCCTGGATTATTTAAAAGAGAAATTCGGCTCGAAGAGCATTTCCGTGGTGGAAATGAAACGTGGTCTATTGAACTTAGGCGTAGACCTGCATCACAAGCCAGTTGGAAACTAA
- a CDS encoding DUF2505 family protein has translation MKYKVVQQFPVPLKDLLKAREDRYKYLDKFPELKNVELLEERKDGNLVYQKRKVKLAESMPKVLATLLSDPSLLENSTFNLDTNTHEFTLAPPGNENIVKISGVSVYKELGPDQSERSYDVEVKSGVFLMGAAIEAVIEEVHKHSLEKDKNSIAEFLNSYKA, from the coding sequence ATGAAATATAAGGTAGTTCAGCAATTTCCCGTCCCATTGAAGGACCTTCTAAAAGCGAGAGAAGACCGTTACAAGTATTTGGATAAATTCCCCGAGCTAAAGAACGTCGAGCTTTTAGAAGAGAGGAAAGACGGAAACCTGGTCTATCAAAAACGTAAGGTGAAACTCGCCGAGTCCATGCCTAAGGTGCTTGCGACTCTTCTTTCCGATCCGTCTTTATTAGAAAATTCTACATTCAATCTCGATACGAACACGCACGAGTTCACTCTGGCTCCTCCCGGCAACGAAAACATCGTAAAGATCAGCGGCGTTTCCGTATATAAGGAGTTAGGTCCCGATCAATCGGAGCGCAGCTACGACGTCGAAGTGAAGTCCGGAGTGTTTTTGATGGGCGCGGCGATCGAAGCAGTCATCGAAGAAGTGCATAAGCATTCTCTGGAGAAGGATAAGAACTCCATCGCGGAATTCTTAAATTCTTATAAAGCCTAA
- the alr gene encoding alanine racemase, with product MKEIASSWVEISKRSLHNNLESFRSILRPHSVLTAILKSNAYGHSIETMAKLCIEAGVSRIGVNSIEEAILIREIDSKITVLIMGEIQNPEKQKDALADPNFWIVFSRPETAKTLSSLNPSPKLHLKVDTGMGRLGSHGQALKDALTELKEAGIALDGICTHFASTEDVLEHKYSLMQIQKFEEAVSLAESFGYKNLIRHTCASASTMLFSHAHYEMVRIGISLYGLWPSMQTRLSLNLTGNKNFQLSPVLSWKTRIAHIQNHPADSYIGYGSTFQTSYPTKVAVVPVGYYEGLDRKLSSNGDMLVHGKRARIIGRICMNMTMLDVTHIPGADVGSVVTIIGQDGEESVTADDVADRTHTINYEITTRISESIPRIVVD from the coding sequence ATGAAAGAAATTGCCTCTTCCTGGGTTGAAATCTCAAAACGTTCTCTTCACAACAATCTGGAGAGTTTTCGTTCCATTCTCCGTCCTCATTCCGTTCTTACCGCGATTTTAAAATCCAACGCGTACGGTCACAGCATCGAAACGATGGCGAAACTTTGTATCGAAGCCGGTGTTTCGCGTATCGGCGTCAACTCGATCGAAGAAGCGATTCTGATTCGGGAAATCGATTCCAAGATTACGGTCCTGATTATGGGAGAAATTCAAAACCCGGAAAAACAAAAGGATGCGTTAGCCGATCCCAATTTCTGGATCGTTTTTTCAAGACCGGAAACGGCAAAGACTCTTTCTTCTTTGAACCCCTCCCCGAAGCTGCACCTCAAAGTCGATACGGGAATGGGAAGACTCGGAAGTCACGGACAAGCGCTGAAGGACGCGTTAACCGAACTGAAAGAAGCCGGGATCGCACTCGACGGGATCTGCACACACTTTGCGAGCACGGAAGACGTTTTAGAACATAAATATTCTCTTATGCAGATTCAGAAGTTCGAGGAAGCCGTCTCGCTCGCAGAGTCCTTCGGTTACAAGAATTTAATCCGACATACCTGCGCCTCCGCTTCTACGATGCTTTTCTCGCACGCTCATTATGAAATGGTCCGGATCGGAATCTCCCTATACGGACTTTGGCCGAGTATGCAGACTCGCCTGTCCTTGAATCTCACCGGAAACAAGAACTTTCAACTTAGTCCCGTTCTTTCTTGGAAAACGAGAATCGCCCATATCCAAAATCATCCCGCCGACAGTTATATCGGGTACGGTTCCACGTTTCAAACCTCGTATCCGACCAAGGTCGCGGTCGTTCCGGTCGGTTATTACGAAGGGCTCGATCGAAAACTTTCGAGCAACGGGGACATGCTCGTTCACGGCAAACGCGCGAGAATCATCGGAAGGATCTGCATGAACATGACGATGCTCGACGTTACTCATATTCCCGGAGCGGACGTGGGCAGCGTCGTTACGATCATCGGACAAGACGGAGAAGAATCCGTTACCGCCGACGACGTCGCGGACAGAACGCATACCATCAATTACGAGATTACTACGAGAATCAGCGAATCCATTCCAAGGATTGTGGTAGACTAG
- a CDS encoding 1-acyl-sn-glycerol-3-phosphate acyltransferase encodes MQETSTPKNSNATEIVYSTKTYDWLISLVYRTRGILFDSIDEYFSENNRDRILRAQYPTVIIGNHVEEGDVPALAAIHRVVQPKIKFAIPAREDILKKHFLVKEFRPKGTLKFIFGFIDRTNLIPVFLRYIGCFPVKRPFRDNARELLKSGELRNMVDQEWNTLVERVNSGRNLFMFPEGTFNHDGYLNQIKKGVYFIRTKIKDVHFISFTLTYDYISAKKTQLHIAYGENFDVSESANSDEVANIVKERLGKNYVATTGNLLSMILMRLSSEAAIGKDVLFKRLQSFASEVKKKGKEIHVSGKLFGSHLEDAFQHILQRGFEHKLLKIDGNGRVLATEKLLHKEGDTRNLRKKNPFLYHANQLTFHKPELDKILLSLSDSGI; translated from the coding sequence ATGCAAGAGACCTCCACTCCCAAAAATTCGAATGCAACTGAAATCGTTTATTCCACGAAAACCTACGATTGGCTGATCAGCCTGGTTTATAGAACCAGAGGAATTCTATTCGATTCGATCGACGAATACTTTTCGGAAAACAACCGCGATCGCATTTTAAGAGCGCAATATCCCACCGTCATCATCGGCAACCACGTCGAGGAAGGGGACGTCCCCGCCCTCGCAGCGATCCATAGAGTGGTTCAACCCAAGATCAAATTCGCGATCCCCGCACGGGAAGATATATTAAAAAAACATTTTTTAGTAAAGGAGTTCCGTCCGAAAGGAACCCTGAAATTCATCTTCGGTTTTATCGATAGAACGAATTTGATCCCGGTGTTCTTACGATACATCGGATGTTTTCCCGTCAAACGTCCGTTCCGCGACAACGCGAGAGAACTTCTCAAAAGCGGAGAACTCAGAAACATGGTCGATCAGGAATGGAACACTCTTGTTGAACGAGTGAACTCGGGCAGAAACCTCTTTATGTTTCCCGAAGGAACGTTCAACCACGACGGCTACTTGAATCAGATCAAAAAAGGAGTCTACTTTATCCGCACGAAGATCAAGGACGTTCACTTCATCTCCTTCACTCTGACATACGATTACATCTCCGCGAAAAAGACGCAGCTCCACATCGCCTATGGGGAGAATTTCGACGTTTCCGAAAGCGCGAACAGCGACGAAGTCGCCAACATCGTCAAAGAAAGACTCGGAAAGAATTACGTTGCGACCACAGGAAACCTACTTTCCATGATTCTAATGCGTTTGAGTTCCGAAGCCGCGATCGGCAAGGACGTACTTTTCAAACGTCTGCAAAGTTTCGCTTCCGAAGTCAAAAAGAAAGGAAAGGAGATTCACGTTTCCGGAAAATTGTTCGGCTCTCATCTCGAAGATGCGTTTCAACATATTCTGCAGAGAGGATTTGAACACAAACTTCTCAAGATAGACGGGAACGGACGCGTTCTTGCTACGGAAAAACTTCTTCATAAGGAAGGAGACACGAGGAATTTGAGAAAGAAAAATCCGTTCCTGTATCATGCAAACCAGCTCACCTTTCACAAACCGGAGCTGGATAAAATTCTTCTTTCTTTAA